Sequence from the Arvicola amphibius chromosome 3, mArvAmp1.2, whole genome shotgun sequence genome:
ataatgagaccattttagaagagggacaggaaaagggaagagaaggaaagaggagagggggaaagggaagaggggaaaaagggaggggagaggagggaagggggacctATCAGAAGACATGAACACAGCGGGCTTCCCATTTGGGCTGCACACTGTTTCTAGGACCCAATCTTGGGTTGGGTAAAGACCTTCTAACTCTTTCCTTAATAACAAACAGGCCAGTCACCCTTCACAATAGGAATGATTTCACTGCTGGGACGGTGCCTCAGCTTAGCTGGGCTTATAAGGAACTCAGTTTTCTGGTCGTTGTACTGAAGAAGGAACCAAATTCTTTGTGGTTATGGTACAGTATCAGAACATAGGCAAACCCTTTGACCTTCTCTTCAGGGTGCCCTGATGTGgcattgccctctgtatgctttgaacatgttttattaccattggttaataaagaagctactttggcccgTGGCAGAATAGAGCTGGCCTGGGGGGGAGGGTGGataactgaatgcagggagaaagaaggctgagttgGAAAGACACCACATAGTTGCCGGAAcattgccagtaggccacaaccttatggtgatacacagattaatagaaatgggttaatttaagatgtaagagctagctaggaatacgtcTGAGGCACtgaccagtgttgtaattaatacagtttctgtgtgattatttgggtctgggtgcctGGGAAACAGAGAAGCAGTCTCCGTGTACAATGACCTTGTGGGGCTGGCAGTAGTGTGGACTGGGACTAGCCTGCAACTCTGCCTGAGAACTGAGCCATCCGCTCTCCTCTGCAGGTGGGGAACAGCAGCATCTCCTGGTCCCTAGGATACATGCTCAGCCTGACCAACCAGATCCCAGCTGGAAGTACCCTGATCCGGCTGCCGATTCAGCCCCCTGTCTTTATGGGCATTCTGGCTTTCTTCACAGCTATCGCCTTGCTGTGCCTGGCGTTTCTTCTGTATCTGTGTTTAGCATTCAGGACAAAGGGACGCTCTGAGAATGCCTTCGAACAAGCAGTGGATTCGGATTGAGCCTTCCAAGCCTGAGACTGCCTGTGACCCGCCAGAGTGACACCAGACAATGTGAGCAAAGTGGCTGCCACCAGGACCTGCTTCATGGTTACACACCAGGGTCATGTGCCTCTCAGCTGCTGGCTTCCGTTGGAGCACCTCCTGGGAGTCCCTCAAATAGCCTGTGAGAGTTGCCCCTGCAACCCCTCCCCACCTGGTTGCTGACCAACTGGGAATCAAGGAGACACAGGCAGTCACGTCACGGTCAGGGACTTCGCTTCATCACTCCAGAGAAAGTCGGGAACATAATAATTTAACATGGAAGAACTGACCACAGGGCCCGgcttccatttctctccctcactATTCTTCCTAGCAAGGCGCCCATGAAGGCTGACTGGGACATCTCACCCACGCTGTCCTATAGGTCCTTTATAAGTCTTTTAGTTGTGAGTCCAGCCCTATCTCAAGTCACTGATACTTCTTTTAGCCATCCCATAAGCATTAAGCTGACTGGTAGAATGTAGCATTGAGTGGGGAAGATGATAGTACAGAGTCTTATGTAGCTCATGCTAGCCTctagctcactatgtagccaaggatgaccttgaacttctgatctacTCCTGAGCGCTGCAATTATGGCTCTGAATCACTACACCCAGTTTATGAGGCACTGGGGCTGGAACCTccgggcttcatgcatgctaggcaagtattctaccaactgagccatagcCCTAGCCTAAGAAGGCTGCAGCCCCAAGGATGCCTGGCCTTGTCATGTAGGCAGAACCTGAAGCACGAAGCCACGCAGAAGCCACTAGAATGGTAGCTCTTCTCATTGTGGAGTTCCCCCTTGGGGCTCTGATCATGGGGCTGCTACGCAGTGTGTGCCATCATCCTTGTGTATGGTCTCACTGCTGCCCGGGGCTGCCTTTCTGCTGTCCTCATGGCATGCGGTTTTCCCACTGCTCTCATGGGTATATGCGACCCTGTCCTAAGACATCCCAGTCTGGAATTTCTGACCAATTACTTACCCCAATTACAGTTCTCCCTGAGTAGCTGCCACACTtgatttgggggaaagaaaaggcagTCTTGGGAATACTTCCCTCCAAGGTGGGAAGAGAAGGGCTTCAGCAAGCCCGGTAACTACAAGCTACACATCAATGCTATTTTGCATGGCTGGTTGTGGGCACCATATGGAAtaaactcttatttttattttgcaatacGTATCTGTTAATTTAAACATGTGGCCCTTTCTAAGGAGATACAGTggtatctttaaaaagaagacgATTCCTATTACAtagctctgctctgcctcctccaTGCTGGATTCccgaatttatttttcttgagtaacaggttctgggtattgaacgtGGATCTTTTGGCTTGCATGTCTTTTACtgaccaactgagtcatctcccctgcCCTTGTTTcaggtttgagacagggtcttgcacaACTCACAAAGATGCATAAAGCAGAAGTAAAAacaggcactggagagatggctcatggccGCTCTCCTAGAGGTGGCTCATTGGGGAGAGTACCAGCCactctctgtagtgaggagcagcgggcaggtctgctttttgtcccgcccggatcccatacggctagctttacacctgaaataacaacacacaaactgtatttatttaaacactgcctggcccattagttttagcctcttcctcacatcttgattaacccatatctaataatctgtgtagcaccacgaagtggtgccttaccaggaaggattcagcatgtctgacctggtggctggctttatggcgactggctcagagaggagaggctggacaattgtctgagccatctacctcacttccttcttcctgttctgtctattccacccacctatgttctaacctattaggccaagcagttctttttattaattgaccattgaaatcatcagatagatagaagacacacctacatcatttccccttttttgtttaaacaaaaaaaggctttcattttaacatagtaaaattacatataacaaaacagttatcaagcaagaattatagttacaatatatatctactctatcttttatcataactaaggaaaactataattatctatttatttttcaactccatcaaagagtccagaagaatataatattacctaggtgaacaagaagtaagctacttccaaaactctagaaatgacagagacatctcactgcctggacagtcatccaaagttcttttgtaccgttggggcatccatcttcggcctacaggcccatagtatccagcagacttttccatgaagcaggaaattttaaaggcagttcagtcagtatctgctgtgtcctgcagaatgtctcacagactctttcatgaatcaggaaccccaaagaatcatctcacatttaggcaagttcagcagtcctctctctgtgggttctttgtgtccagtttctgcaacagtccaggcaagagcagtttcttgcgcaaattgctatcaaactccataaggatcctcttcgatgcccatcatcttcttgaagtagattggtgctgccaggagcagacgtgtctcattgtcatgaaaaatcctaagttattaaaacatttaaatggcatattttgtagtctttgaaagatatgaagaatgcctatctgaaatatatctctctatatatagaaaatctaacatgactacaagcttgactattatcaatgattattcattaacaacctatatacattacattttaaatgaactacataatcacaataccttaagatcacaaatacatatacatataacaaaattgaccttaaatttaaaccactaaagcaaaatccatatcaatgtaaattattcgtGCCTATATCAACTCTCCTAgtagacctgggttcagttccccacaacaatatggcagctcacaactgtctgtgtctCTAGTACCAGGGGCCTGATTCCCTCTTCTAGCTTCCTCCAGCACcgaatgcatgtggtacacagccAGACATGCAAACGAAATGCCACATACATaaagttagcaaataaaaatctttttaaataaaagcaaaacaaatcttaaaagaagtcaaatattttgattttacttgCTAATCTCTGACTCCTAGAAGCCTCCcagtttatgattttaaaaacaaagatgtgTCTAATAAAACCAGAACATTCTTTGTGCTTACTGTAAAAAGCTCTTGAGGGCTCAGGATCATGGTCAGATAGCAAGTTCTTAGTTGTACAGGTAAGAAAGTCAGCTCTAAGTGTCTCTCCTGCCAAAGTCATGTCTCCTttgatgtgtctttgtttctcacaccTGTAGTGTGTAAGCCCTCACTCAGCTGTGTTCCACATGTGTTATATACATCACAGATATCTCAACCCTGCTTTTGTTTACACACTCATAAAGCCACACCCATCCCACACTCATACACTGTCCCAGCTATTCTAACTCTCATGGCCCCTACATCTGTGCTCCTCCTACAGATACCCAGACCCTATGCTATACCCCCAAATGTCtaccacccagacacacacatgcacacgcacacacacacacacacaccactggctCTCTATCACTATTGCTGCTCACACTGAGGTACTGTTTTGCACACATTCACACCCGATCTCCAACTCAGACCTGTGCACATTGGTACAGTCCAGCCTTGCTGCTCCCACCTTAGCCTCCCAGgtagctgggattgcaagtgtgcaccaccacaccctgtatACAGAGAGCTTTGAAGTTTCACAGAGGGAAGGGGACTAGAGGCTAATCTAGCCAACATCACACAGCCAGAGAGGGCAGTGGAGCTTCCCAGGACCTAGTTCTCCTAACAGAATACAGGTACCAGATGCTCTGTCTACACTGGACAGCAGGGTCAGAACACCCACTGTGAGCAGATAACAGAACGCAAACAAACTTCCGAGAAACACTCTGGTTGGAGCTAGCCCAATCAAGCCCTGCCAGTCCTCCAGATTGCCTCTCTGATCCCGCCCTCTCCGCTGCCCTCTGGGTGTGACACGACAGGGCCAGGGTGGAGAGGGGCTTGTGCAGGGAGTTGCAGGGTGGCAAGGATTTCCAGTCCCTCTTGCCCGGAATATCCTTTAtctcagctctctgcacctgcccCGACGGAAAGGGTTTGCTTGGGGTTTCTCACACAGCACCGCTTCACTCTTTGCTCTCCAGCAAAGGCAGACTTCTCGGGATAATGGATTTATTGAGAGGGGCTGAGAAGGCTAGGCGGTTTctagtacttgctgctcttgtagaggacctaccTACATAGCCAACTCATAACCGGCTattaaactccagttccaggagatgtgatgccctcttctggcctctgcaggtactgagTGTGTTTGTACTTGGTGCTTGGACACTGGCATGCAGAAGAACGCTCACACATGTAGCAATTAAGAAACTGAAGTGGGGCTCATTTGGGGAGATGACTCCGAAGTTGAGAGCttccttgctgctcttggagagaatTAGAGTTCAGTGCCCAGCTCACAGCTACTTGTACCTCTATCGCCTTAGGGGACTGGAtaccttctctggcctccaaggggacccctctcacacacacattagtaCAAACTAGATAAAGGGCTTAATGAACATAAAGGCCTGAACTTGGTTCCCCTTCACACACATGAGAAGTTAGGACTGATGGGCTGAGTGGTCATGCTGGTGCCAGCAGGTGGAGACAAGGGCATTTCTGGGGCTCAGTGGTCAGCCCAGCGAAACTGGcaaactctgggttcagtgagagactctgcctcaaaaaaacacaGAGTGAAGAGGACTGAGGAAGGCACCCggtgtgctgttttgtttttgtctcgaCACAAGCCAGGGTCATCCTAATGCtctggccctttaatacagttcctcatgctgtggtgacccccaaccataaaatttattgttacttcataactataattttgctactgttatgaatcgtaatgtaaatatctgtgtttttcaatggtcttagACCACCCCTGTAAAAGAGTCTTttaaccccaaaggggtcatgacccataggttgaggaCCAAAGACAAGGCTTGCTTAGAGAAGGTTAGATTGTAAGAAATCTGAAACAGCCTGATGCTTCTTGGCAAAGGTCTTGAGACATCCACTCGGACGCACTCTGGCCTTTCCAGGAGGAAACAAAGCATTAGGACATCGGAGGGTGTCTGGGTGAGATGATGGGGGGACCCTGGTTATACTGTCCGTCCTCCAGGCAAAGGGACGGGAATGGGGTGACATAATCCAGCTTCGTATCCATGGAAAAGTCCTGTAAACTGAGGGATTTCCCCAGTGTTTCCCAAAGCATGCTCACTATACCACTGGATTTTAAACCATCTCAGCCCTCCCCCAAACTGCCTTCAATTTTCTGGTTACAGTAGGGCCAGGGAACTctcataaagaaacaaaaagaatttttcttttcaaaaaaaatgtttaaagttaaTACACACTTGGAGAAAAAAGGGCACAGCTGCACAAAGTAAAGACTCCTGCATCATACCAACGGGGGAAGGGACGGCGAGACTCAGAAGCCTGCCACCTGCAGCAACTGTGGCCTGCTCTATAGAAAAACAAGATTGACACTAGTTTGCTGTTTTTTCTTGCTTGTTCCCACGTGTGTGCAACTGCATGCATGTTCAGTTGTGTGTGCATTGCTGCAAAAGCCAGTGGGTGGCTTTGGGCATCTGCCTTCATTCCCTTCCGTcttattgtttgagacaaagtctgctGTGGGACAAGCAGGCCAGGTTCTTTGGCCAGTGAGGCCCTGGGATCcaactgcttcagcctcctgagagctgggcttAGAGGCTGGTCACCATACCCATAGAATAGTTACATGGGTGTTAGGAGATCTGAACTCCTGACCTAGCGCAAAgggctttatccactgagacacACCTCCCAGAGCCACGATTCATACGTCAGACACTCAGGGCTTTGCCAGCTGTGAATCTTATGTAAAATAAAGCAATACAGTAACTAGCCTTCTTATCTGTTTACTTCACTTAGGGTTCCGTGTTACTTTCAGCCATACTGTTCCAAAGTCTGAGATTTTGCTGCTACAGGTTACCAAGTTATCTATTCTCTTGTTTATGGGTCTCTACAGCTCCCAGTTTGTGCCATTAGGAAAAAAGGGTtgggcgtggtggctcacacctttaatctcggcaccAGGGATACGAGGCAgctggatctgagttcaaggtcagcctggtctacctagttcctgggcagccagggttacatagagaaaccctgtctcaacaaacaacaaaaatccgaAAAAGTACTGGTATGGCCACTCTTGTTCATGTCTTTGAAAACTATATAACTCGGGTCAGTgatatgactcagtgggtaaaggggcttgctgccaggtttgacgacctgagttcagtcccagggaCCTACGCCGTGGAGGGAGAAAACTTACTCCCACGAGtactgacctccacatatgcccGGGGCACTCACGCCCtcacagaaacataaataaataaatgtaaaagaagcaACGTGAAAGGGTGGAGGGGGAGATTTCTTCTTAGTCAATCTAAGATCTGTAAAGGAAACGTGACTATTCTATGGGTATGGCGACATCTTGGGATTCTGGACCCAACCAcgtccctcttttcttcccaatgTCCCTTAAATTTGCCTTTAAAACGGGGTcactctatgtatccctggctggcacGGAACTCGGTTTTAAGAGCAAGCAGGCTTGGAATTTAGAATTGtttctgcctgtgcctcccaagtgcagggattaagggCCCGCGACACCAATTCGGCTGATCATCAAATCTGCGGATACAGAAGCAAAGTGAGGTGGGGTGCGAACAGTTTGAACAGAAAGCACAGGCCCTGTGGCCCTCCTGTCCCCCAAGTGTTCAGGGGGTGACCGTCCTGCCATGCCAGCATTCGGGGGACTACGGCAGGAGCGTTGCTGCGAGCGAGAGACCTACCTAGAGTCAAAACTGACAGACTTGTCTCAAACctaaccaaaccaaataaacaagaaaagagaaactggaaCGCCAACTTCACAGCACGTGTACAAGAAGCTGTAACTGGAACCAAGACGCCACCATGCTTTCACCTACCGAGCATGCGCAGACGCACGTACGTGCGTGTGTCCCCTCGACCAATAGGTGGCCACGCTGGACGTCGGGGCGGCGCTTCCGCCGACACATGCGCACGGCCGGGCGGGCCCTCTTCCTTCTCGCTGAACGCCGCCGAcatggtgagtgtgtgtgctcaggGCTCCGAGCGCGGCCGTCGTGACGCTCGCTCTCCGCCCCGGGCGGGTGAGCCGCGGCATGGGGTGGCTCTGCGTGACCCGGGCCGCGCACGGGGAGGCGGCGGAGCGTGGAATCCAGCCCCTGGGGAGCGCAGCTCACGGTCGTGTGGAAGGCCCTACCGGGCGCCTGGGCCACGCGTGCGCAGTGGCGGGGAGTTGCCGGGCGCGAGGGTCGGGGATGGCGGCGCGGCGGCGGGGAGTGGGTCAGGCTCGATCCGTGCGCTCATCTCCCGAACATCAAAGTGAGCGTAAGAGGCCGGAGAGTTTCAAGGATGGGTAAGGGCAAACCCAGGAGACTTTATGGAGGGAAAGTGGCTACAGGACATTTTAGCCGAAAAAAATGCCGGTTACTAAGTACAGTTCCGGCCTCCGGGCGGCTCCTGAGCCCTATGTTGCCGGACTCGGAACAGCTAAAGCCAAcccctgtctcttctctccctgttTAGGTGTTCCGGCGCTTCGTGGAGGTTGGCCGGGTGGCCTACGTCTCCTTTGGGCCTCATGCTGGGAAGCTGGTCGCGATTGTAGATGTTATTGATCAGAACCGGGTACGTGTGTAAGGAGTGTTTTACgggcttttatttaaaatggcaGTGGGTTTGGCAACACCGTGGATGGTCCTCGGGTGGGGTTCTTTACTTTTGAGAGACCGCTGGTCACGGGGTCCGAAGCACAGAATTCATCCTGGATTATCTCACGAAGTAAGCTAGGCAGATGCCTTAGTCACGGCCAAAATGCAGGTCAGTCTAAATGAGGTAAATGTAAAAGGAgttgagaggggctggagaaacagctgttGGTAGGTTTGCTCAAGGCTCTGGAGTTGGTTCCCAGCTCTGAGGTTAGGGCTACCTCGGCTACCTCTGGGAGGTAGAACTAGGAGTTTGCCACCAGCTTGGGCCACTTGATCTACTGTCTGGGACACTGAGCTCATAGAACGCATGTTGGCCTTATTAGAATAGTGGTATCCATTTAGTCCTGAAAGGGACGAGAGGAGTTAGCATGTTCAGCCATCTTGACTTAGGTAGCCGTCTGAGATCCTGGTTCTGTATTCTAGGCTCTGGTGGATGGCCCTTGCACTCGGGTGAGGAGACAGGCCATGCCTTTCAAATGCATGCAGCTCACTGACTTCATCCTCAAGTTCCCACACAGGTAACTCCTGGTTCTAAGTTGCCTTCCAGTTTTGTGCCATTGTCTATTTCCCCTTGAGAATGTACAGACAGCACAGGAGGTTCAGAGCCAACCCAGAAAGTGGAATTTACAGTTAGCAAGTAGACCCTTAATTCCTTAAAATCGCCCACTCATTTTTGTCATGGAAGTTGCCCATAtttttgtctcttcctttcctctgtatttcattttcatacaATAAATTCAGTGAGAAAGTCGTGCTCCTTGAGTCGCTTTGCTGTGTTACTACTGCTTTTGGCAGAACAGAATTGTACCTGTGGCTTCATGTCAGGGGAGCACCACCGAGCAGTAGCCAAGTTGGCCTGTGTTTGTTTAACTTGTGTGCTTCTGGTGTTAACATGgtttcttgctatgtagcccagactcaCATTCATCCTGCCTTGTCCACCCTTGGTGATGGAGctctgtgtgctaccatgccctgcTTTCAAGTGCAGAAATCTTCCTTATGATTTTGATGGACTTGTGTGTGCTGTCCACAAAGTAGTTAACCTACGAAAGCGTGTTTCCCGCTTATAAGACATGAAGGTGACAGAACtggttggctttttgttttctttgagacagggtttctttgtgtaacagccctggctgtcctcaaacttgccttgtagaccaggctggccttgaactcactgagatccacctgactgCCTCCAGTGTGCTGCCACCACTGTCCTGCCTTGCTGTGTGGTTGTCAGGTCAGCAGTGGTTGGTTCCTGAAGCATCCTCTGTAATGTGCCACCACAGAGTAGATCCAGCTGATGTGGTTCGGGAGACAGGTAGTTACAGTCCCCTTAAACTGTAGTGGGTGCAGCAGTAGAGTCCCTGAGGGGTCACAGCAGTAATGAAGTTTGTGGTGGACGAGAAACTTGGCCAAGTTAGTGTACAAAATTAAAACAGTGGTTAGTTACAAAAAGATGTGGCTTGATGCAGATGTAGTATGTAAGTAGCAAGTGTTcaggggtgattttttttttccaccaatcTTTGAAATTAACCTTTTTTGGGCATTGTTTACCATGCCTATGTGTTGTGAAGTCAACCAAAGCTGGATATGATGGGAGGGAGGTGCTGTCCTTGGCTGTGTAACTGCAAAGCTAATAACATGGTCTTGCTTTTCATAGTGCCCGACAGAAGTATGTACGAAAAGCTTGGGAGAAGGCAGATATCAATACGAAATGGGCGGCCACAAGATGGGCCAAGAAGATTGATGCCAGGGAAAGGGTAATGACATAAAGCCTTTGTGTTCTGGGGGCCCGGGTGTGGAGATGGATGACAGGAgagatcattttgttttcttttaacagAAAGCCAAGATGACAGATTTTGATCG
This genomic interval carries:
- the Rpl14 gene encoding 60S ribosomal protein L14, which gives rise to MVFRRFVEVGRVAYVSFGPHAGKLVAIVDVIDQNRALVDGPCTRVRRQAMPFKCMQLTDFILKFPHSARQKYVRKAWEKADINTKWAATRWAKKIDARERKAKMTDFDRFKVMKAKKMRNRIIKTEVKKLQRAAILKASPKKAPVAKAAIAAAAAAAAAAKGKVPPKKATGPAKKAAGQKAAGQKAAPPAKGQKGQKTPAQKAPSSKAAGKKA